One region of Deltaproteobacteria bacterium genomic DNA includes:
- a CDS encoding FHA domain-containing protein, whose protein sequence is MRIFLKDLQTGKDFIVTEPGAIIGRDVGHCSIAIAEKSISNIHAKVSAMNGRWLIEDQGSSNGTFMAGKRLSQACELRENDEFALFRYRFKVMKIENETGEVTKFDTGAATQMLAIASNTPFAVPESQNNGALASSRSLPNPTKYNANINDVDLNHRSGDNHRVSNGTFIENIKQGFAYYLVAIVRLVRRPIVTTNAITTAPPLPAMLPIELAAFAAPAFFLGSLATAVATILVSVISHGAVVSSITSSLISIAISSVVGIVGGYLLHPILRWFVRILKGNSDELTRTNYGVAVFTATALTTILGACGILISLIPLPFINVVPIILSLLGSLLILYIAYVWFKFFGVIRVIPIVFLILMGLSVVSSARTIFYVIKGNASTNIAATTEQTLSSGTTNVVTVSNDELSNNANNDEGRLSRAFNSIKIKVHGLFGSNSNKETNINTEKLIPVKVLSDSTPNSNNSTNSVNVSGTSAFVTKSTLPNNIDKKRYDNAMTINPDSNVIEQSTNYTEYKRKLNAIEGALAADPTLLIRAIGVRPLYKKLHQQIKRIEGKRPQKTKKKNSDEDLYQERLRQAQLYEATYKIVNELYIKAVANPVFNVRNKNIRKKPKGSKH, encoded by the coding sequence ATGCGTATCTTTCTAAAGGATTTACAGACCGGAAAAGATTTTATTGTTACTGAACCAGGGGCGATTATTGGCCGCGATGTTGGTCATTGCTCGATAGCAATTGCAGAAAAAAGTATTTCGAATATTCATGCAAAAGTATCAGCCATGAACGGTCGCTGGTTGATTGAAGATCAAGGCTCTTCCAACGGTACCTTTATGGCTGGAAAACGCCTTTCGCAAGCTTGTGAGTTACGCGAAAATGATGAATTTGCTCTATTTCGCTACCGTTTTAAAGTAATGAAAATAGAAAATGAGACTGGTGAGGTTACCAAATTTGATACTGGTGCTGCCACTCAAATGTTGGCTATTGCAAGCAATACTCCTTTTGCAGTACCTGAATCGCAAAACAATGGTGCACTAGCTTCTTCTCGTTCTCTACCAAATCCTACAAAGTATAATGCCAACATAAATGATGTCGATTTAAATCATCGTTCTGGTGATAATCATCGGGTTAGCAATGGCACTTTTATTGAAAATATTAAACAAGGATTCGCATACTATCTTGTTGCTATAGTGCGTCTTGTTCGTCGACCTATAGTTACTACTAATGCAATTACAACGGCACCGCCTTTGCCAGCGATGCTGCCGATAGAACTTGCCGCTTTTGCCGCGCCAGCATTTTTTTTAGGCAGCTTAGCTACAGCGGTTGCTACTATACTAGTTAGTGTTATTAGTCATGGCGCCGTTGTTAGTAGTATAACTTCATCATTAATCTCGATCGCTATTAGTTCGGTTGTTGGTATAGTAGGTGGCTATCTTCTACATCCAATCTTGCGCTGGTTTGTGCGAATACTCAAAGGTAATTCAGATGAGTTAACTCGTACTAATTATGGTGTTGCGGTTTTTACTGCTACTGCATTAACTACTATTCTTGGTGCATGCGGTATACTCATTAGTTTGATTCCATTGCCATTCATAAATGTAGTGCCGATAATTTTATCTCTATTGGGGTCCTTATTAATTCTATATATTGCCTATGTATGGTTTAAATTTTTTGGGGTAATACGGGTAATCCCCATAGTCTTTCTAATTTTAATGGGGTTATCAGTGGTCTCAAGCGCTAGAACTATATTCTATGTAATTAAAGGAAATGCCTCGACAAATATTGCTGCAACAACAGAGCAAACCTTGTCATCAGGCACAACAAATGTGGTTACTGTTTCAAATGATGAATTATCTAATAACGCAAATAATGATGAGGGTCGTTTAAGTCGAGCATTCAATAGCATCAAGATAAAAGTACATGGCCTTTTTGGTTCTAATAGCAATAAAGAAACAAATATAAATACTGAGAAGTTAATCCCGGTTAAAGTCTTAAGTGATTCTACGCCTAACTCAAATAATAGTACTAATTCTGTTAATGTTAGTGGTACTTCCGCATTTGTTACTAAATCAACTTTGCCTAATAACATCGATAAAAAAAGATATGATAATGCGATGACTATTAACCCCGATTCAAATGTTATAGAGCAAAGCACAAATTATACAGAGTATAAACGGAAACTTAACGCCATCGAAGGCGCCTTGGCTGCCGACCCAACTCTACTTATTCGTGCCATAGGGGTGAGACCGCTATACAAAAAGCTACATCAACAAATTAAACGTATAGAAGGTAAACGCCCCCAAAAAACCAAAAAGAAAAATAGCGACGAAGATTTATATCAAGAGCGACTACGACAGGCACAACTATATGAAGCAACGTACAAAATAGTTAATGAATTATATATTAAAGCAGTCGCAAACCCGGTTTTCAATGTGCGTAACAAAAACATCAGAAAAAAACCTAAGGGTTCAAAGCATTAG